One region of bacterium genomic DNA includes:
- a CDS encoding AI-2E family transporter encodes MSTQNFMTIDISAKTLFRLLFFVLTIWFLWFIRDLLLILLVAVLIASALEPLATRLQRFRIPRAISVLTAYAFFVSLIVITITILVPPLIAEIQALTENLPAIYEQLMSMLGRAGVAFGATDFVPSLQKGLLDVGQFLGQTSNGIIVTTKTVFGSIFSILLTFVISFYLVISRDSLYAFVCSVVPLEHRPYTVRIIKKAQQKIGHWLLAQMVLGLIMGIMVFISLWALGVPYALAIALLTFFAEFVPVIGPTISAIPAVLLGFTNSWLVGLIVIVMFLIIQQIESNVLVPNIMRRAVGLNPLTTILAVLVGAKLAGIVGVVLAVPIATIISLFITDLLPSEKEEELSA; translated from the coding sequence ATGAGCACACAAAATTTTATGACAATCGATATTTCCGCAAAGACGCTTTTTCGATTATTGTTTTTTGTACTGACGATTTGGTTCTTGTGGTTTATTCGAGATCTTTTGCTTATTTTGTTGGTGGCGGTTTTGATTGCGTCGGCACTGGAACCTCTTGCCACGCGACTTCAGCGGTTTCGAATTCCGCGGGCTATTTCGGTATTGACAGCCTATGCTTTTTTTGTATCGTTGATAGTTATCACGATTACTATTCTTGTCCCACCGCTGATCGCTGAAATTCAGGCATTAACCGAAAATCTTCCGGCCATTTATGAACAATTAATGTCGATGCTTGGGCGGGCGGGTGTTGCGTTTGGGGCGACAGATTTTGTTCCGTCTCTCCAAAAAGGGTTATTGGATGTCGGTCAGTTTCTCGGACAAACGTCGAATGGAATTATTGTAACTACGAAAACTGTTTTTGGCAGTATTTTCTCGATCTTGCTGACGTTTGTAATTTCTTTTTATCTGGTGATTTCGCGGGACAGTTTATACGCGTTTGTGTGTTCTGTCGTTCCACTGGAGCATCGTCCGTATACCGTAAGAATAATTAAAAAAGCACAACAAAAAATCGGCCACTGGCTTTTGGCGCAAATGGTTTTAGGCTTGATTATGGGAATAATGGTGTTTATTAGTTTGTGGGCCCTGGGTGTTCCATACGCGCTGGCTATCGCTTTATTAACGTTTTTCGCGGAGTTTGTTCCGGTAATTGGTCCTACAATATCGGCGATACCCGCGGTTTTGCTCGGGTTTACAAATTCGTGGCTCGTAGGTTTAATTGTGATTGTGATGTTTTTAATTATTCAGCAAATTGAATCAAATGTGCTGGTGCCAAACATTATGCGTCGCGCGGTTGGTTTGAATCCACTCACGACAATTTTGGCCGTCTTGGTTGGTGCCAAATTAGCCGGGATTGTCGGCGTGGTGCTTGCCGTACCAATCGCAACAATTATTTCGTTGTTCATTACAGATCTGTTGCCAAGCGAAAAAGAAGAAGAGCTTTCGGCGTAG
- a CDS encoding pitrilysin family protein, with translation MNHSLFDIHRAVAPSGLRLLALPMKGTGTVTVMAFVATGSRYEDAEESGVSHFLEHLFFKGSKKRPTTLIISEALDEVGGEFNAFTSKEMTAFYAKASAKHTKLLLDVIGDMLINPLFQQKEIDRERGVVIEEMNMYEDSPQDSIGEQFEQQLFGEHDLARKIIGTKEIISTITKKRIVKYRNQQYGAPNMVVCIAGNIEPGKALAMLKKQFSGLPKQTPVKTREFDGVWGTDLVSLKVKKTDQAHVIVGGRGTSLTDNDRCAVDLLGTILGGSMSSRLFIEVRERRGLAYSVHTAAEHFIDTGYVATQIGVDPSNVEKALSVILKEYKKIREVPVGVIELKKAKENIKGHLLIRLESTNAVAQFVGGQETLTGRILSLEDVFKSFDAVTPADIQRVAKKYLASEYLRIAAIMPNDTKNELNKLLTKEV, from the coding sequence ATGAACCATTCATTATTTGACATTCATCGTGCCGTAGCACCATCAGGATTAAGATTATTAGCTCTCCCAATGAAGGGGACGGGAACAGTGACGGTGATGGCATTTGTGGCTACCGGTTCGCGTTATGAAGACGCAGAGGAATCGGGTGTCTCACATTTTCTTGAGCACTTGTTTTTTAAGGGTTCGAAAAAAAGACCAACAACACTGATTATTTCCGAAGCGTTAGATGAAGTGGGTGGGGAGTTTAATGCTTTTACCTCGAAAGAGATGACAGCATTTTACGCCAAGGCATCCGCCAAGCATACAAAATTATTATTGGATGTTATTGGTGATATGTTGATCAATCCGTTGTTTCAGCAAAAAGAAATTGATCGCGAACGGGGTGTTGTTATCGAAGAAATGAATATGTATGAAGATTCACCGCAGGATTCCATCGGGGAGCAATTTGAGCAGCAATTATTTGGAGAACATGATTTGGCCAGGAAAATTATCGGAACAAAAGAAATTATCAGTACGATTACCAAAAAACGCATTGTGAAATATCGCAATCAACAATACGGCGCACCGAACATGGTCGTTTGTATCGCGGGAAATATTGAACCAGGGAAAGCCTTGGCAATGCTGAAAAAGCAATTTAGTGGGCTACCAAAACAAACACCGGTAAAAACCAGGGAGTTTGATGGTGTCTGGGGAACAGACTTGGTTTCTTTGAAAGTAAAGAAAACGGATCAAGCACACGTGATTGTCGGTGGACGTGGAACCTCCTTAACGGATAATGATCGTTGTGCTGTCGATTTGCTGGGTACAATTCTTGGGGGCAGTATGTCCAGCCGTCTTTTTATTGAGGTACGAGAAAGGCGTGGATTAGCGTATTCCGTGCATACCGCGGCTGAACACTTTATCGATACCGGTTATGTTGCGACGCAAATTGGTGTTGATCCGAGCAATGTTGAAAAAGCCCTGTCGGTTATTTTGAAAGAATACAAAAAAATTCGCGAAGTGCCGGTTGGTGTCATTGAACTTAAAAAAGCCAAAGAAAATATCAAGGGGCACCTCTTAATTCGTCTTGAGTCGACGAATGCGGTAGCGCAGTTTGTTGGTGGACAAGAGACACTGACCGGACGTATTTTGTCATTAGAAGACGTGTTTAAGAGTTTTGACGCGGTAACACCGGCCGATATTCAGCGTGTCGCTAAAAAATATCTCGCGTCGGAATATCTGCGTATTGCCGCCATTATGCCAAACGACACAAAAAATGAGTTAAATAAATTACTAACCAAAGAAGTATGA
- a CDS encoding glycine--tRNA ligase produces MPATSLDQIISLAKRRGFIFQSSEIYGGAAASYDYGPLGVALKNNIKAHWWKTMTQGFDNIVGLDAAIMMHPKVWEASGHVSNFTDPLVECQQCHKRFRVDHLLGDDKYLPIKDDADAVLVAVNTKGCPGCGAKNKFTTPRQFNLMFTTNLGAVENEGSTVYLRPETAQGIYVNAQLVANAMRLKVPFGIAQIGKAFRNEVTPGNFTFRTVEFEQMEMQYFVKPADADKVFEFWKTERSKWYASLGFDEKMLRFHEHGKGELAHYAKAAFDIEYKMPFGWKEIEGIHNRGDWDLKRHSEFSGKDLSFFDEETKEKYLPWIIETSVGADRVTLAILSNALCEENKDGEQRLVLRLPKVLAPVQVAIFPLLSNNDDLVKKAREIATALRGSFRVQFDESGSIGRRYRRQDEIGTPFCITVDHDSLNDQSVTVRERDSMEQKRVSITELNSFFTDQFSETL; encoded by the coding sequence ATGCCCGCTACTTCATTAGATCAAATTATTTCCCTCGCGAAACGGCGTGGTTTCATCTTTCAATCCTCCGAAATTTATGGTGGCGCCGCGGCATCCTACGATTATGGACCTCTAGGTGTCGCCTTAAAGAATAATATAAAAGCCCATTGGTGGAAGACGATGACGCAGGGTTTTGATAACATTGTTGGGCTCGACGCGGCCATCATGATGCATCCAAAAGTTTGGGAAGCTTCCGGGCACGTGAGTAATTTTACGGATCCGCTGGTGGAATGCCAGCAGTGTCACAAACGTTTTCGTGTAGATCATCTTTTAGGAGATGATAAATATTTGCCGATTAAAGATGATGCAGATGCCGTATTGGTGGCGGTAAACACAAAAGGTTGCCCCGGTTGCGGTGCAAAAAACAAATTTACCACTCCAAGGCAGTTCAATTTAATGTTCACTACTAATTTGGGTGCTGTTGAAAACGAAGGAAGCACTGTTTATCTGCGTCCGGAAACGGCGCAAGGAATTTACGTTAACGCGCAATTGGTTGCCAATGCGATGCGCTTGAAGGTGCCATTTGGTATTGCGCAAATTGGTAAGGCTTTTCGCAATGAAGTGACGCCTGGTAATTTCACCTTCCGCACGGTGGAATTTGAACAAATGGAAATGCAATATTTTGTTAAGCCGGCAGACGCCGATAAAGTGTTTGAATTTTGGAAAACTGAACGGTCGAAATGGTACGCGAGTTTGGGGTTTGACGAAAAGATGTTGCGTTTTCACGAACACGGCAAGGGTGAACTGGCGCACTATGCTAAAGCTGCTTTTGATATCGAATATAAAATGCCCTTTGGCTGGAAAGAAATCGAAGGGATTCATAATCGTGGTGATTGGGATTTGAAACGCCACAGTGAATTTTCCGGCAAAGACTTGTCTTTCTTTGATGAAGAAACCAAAGAAAAATATCTGCCATGGATTATTGAGACGTCGGTTGGTGCCGATCGTGTGACACTGGCGATTTTAAGTAACGCGCTCTGTGAAGAAAATAAGGATGGAGAACAACGATTGGTATTGCGTTTGCCTAAAGTATTGGCACCGGTTCAGGTGGCCATTTTCCCACTACTTTCTAACAATGATGACCTTGTAAAAAAAGCAAGGGAGATTGCCACAGCGTTGCGGGGGTCATTCCGTGTACAGTTTGATGAGAGTGGATCCATTGGCAGACGCTATCGTCGCCAAGACGAAATCGGTACTCCATTCTGTATCACCGTCGATCATGATTCCTTGAATGATCAATCTGTCACAGTTAGAGAGCGTGATTCGATGGAACAAAAACGCGTATCGATTACGGAGCTTAACTCCTTTTTTACTGATCAATTTTCAGAAACTCTATGA
- the tgt gene encoding tRNA guanosine(34) transglycosylase Tgt, with amino-acid sequence MTERSFLIQNKRALLRAGLINLPHGKVETPAFMPIATRGAVRVASFLALEQLGAQIALSNTYHLVVRPGVDVIEKNGGLNKFTGWKKPFLTDSGGFQVFSLAAKRVISDEGVIFRSIVDGAEIKLTPESVVDAQFEFGSDISMVLDEVCALPGEKAVIEQAMRRTTDWAKRAKDRFVGLKKNDGVQPLLFGIVQGGTDATLRKKSAEDLMGIGFDGYAIGGLSVGEEAVEMYQTLDVTLPFLDMEKPRYLMGVGEPENIVEAVRRGVDMFDCVLPTRNARHGTLYQDLNIDYLREILLRPLNEPVDAEKLYRKIHIRNSQFIVDTRPINPYCSQLEGVNHSYLRHLFQASEPMALQLATINNLWFFLEMMRKIREIIVSA; translated from the coding sequence GTGACGGAAAGAAGTTTTCTCATCCAAAATAAACGTGCGTTGTTGCGCGCCGGTTTGATAAACCTACCGCACGGAAAGGTTGAAACACCCGCTTTTATGCCTATTGCCACTCGCGGTGCTGTGCGGGTAGCGTCTTTTTTGGCTTTAGAACAATTGGGAGCCCAGATTGCGTTGTCGAATACGTATCATTTGGTGGTGCGACCCGGTGTGGATGTGATTGAAAAAAACGGCGGACTAAATAAGTTTACTGGCTGGAAGAAACCTTTTTTAACCGACAGTGGCGGTTTTCAGGTCTTTAGTTTGGCCGCCAAGAGAGTTATTTCGGATGAAGGTGTTATATTCCGTTCTATAGTTGATGGTGCGGAAATTAAGTTAACACCGGAATCGGTGGTTGACGCGCAATTTGAGTTTGGATCCGATATCTCAATGGTGCTGGATGAGGTGTGCGCTCTGCCGGGAGAGAAGGCGGTGATTGAACAGGCGATGCGCAGAACAACCGACTGGGCAAAGCGGGCCAAGGATCGCTTTGTCGGTCTTAAGAAAAATGATGGTGTTCAGCCGTTACTTTTTGGGATTGTTCAAGGTGGAACGGATGCAACACTGCGAAAAAAATCGGCGGAGGATTTAATGGGTATCGGTTTTGACGGTTATGCCATTGGTGGGCTTTCTGTTGGTGAAGAAGCTGTTGAAATGTACCAAACACTGGATGTGACGTTGCCATTTTTGGATATGGAAAAACCGCGGTACTTAATGGGTGTCGGCGAACCGGAAAATATTGTGGAAGCGGTGCGTCGTGGGGTGGATATGTTTGATTGTGTTCTGCCGACGCGCAATGCCAGGCATGGCACGCTTTATCAGGACTTGAATATCGATTATCTGCGCGAGATTCTTTTGCGACCGCTAAATGAACCGGTTGATGCTGAAAAACTTTATCGAAAGATTCATATTCGCAATAGTCAATTTATTGTCGACACTCGTCCGATAAATCCCTATTGTTCGCAGTTGGAAGGGGTAAATCATTCTTACTTGCGTCATTTGTTTCAGGCGTCGGAGCCAATGGCGTTGCAATTGGCGACAATTAATAATCTTTGGTTTTTTCTTGAAATGATGCGGAAAATTCGGGAAATAATTGTAAGTGCTTAA
- the recO gene encoding DNA repair protein RecO produces the protein MKTGLRRLRGLIIHRSMVREKDMIIEAYTREEGRVSFFAPGIRHVSSRRAGHLETLMETNLILVNTKRGNSLSEARVLKTFPTLRTDYDRLEIAYDIVKTLRHYTGEGQGDTKLYDVVINCLTWANESKETPRFLREIVAVQLLRFLGALPDLYSCTHCRKRLKENDFSFKSHERGFWCCECGEEKDEIMTDVVKIIRIFFTGKENIFKLQISDASLRRLRQITLELLRAQGGVAKG, from the coding sequence ATGAAGACAGGATTAAGACGTTTAAGGGGGTTGATAATTCACCGCTCGATGGTGCGGGAGAAAGATATGATTATTGAGGCTTATACGCGCGAGGAGGGGCGAGTAAGTTTTTTCGCACCCGGGATTCGGCATGTTTCGTCACGGCGGGCGGGGCATTTGGAAACTCTAATGGAGACTAATCTTATTTTGGTAAACACCAAACGTGGCAATTCATTGAGTGAGGCGCGTGTGTTAAAAACTTTCCCAACGCTAAGAACCGATTATGATCGATTGGAAATTGCTTATGATATCGTCAAAACATTAAGACACTACACTGGCGAAGGACAGGGGGATACAAAATTATATGATGTGGTTATTAATTGCTTGACGTGGGCGAATGAAAGCAAGGAAACGCCCCGTTTTTTGCGTGAGATTGTGGCGGTGCAGTTGCTAAGATTTTTAGGAGCGCTTCCCGATTTATATTCCTGTACACATTGTCGCAAGCGTTTAAAAGAAAATGATTTTTCCTTTAAAAGTCATGAACGTGGTTTTTGGTGTTGTGAATGTGGTGAAGAAAAAGATGAAATTATGACTGATGTCGTTAAAATTATTAGAATATTTTTTACGGGCAAGGAAAATATATTTAAATTACAAATTTCCGATGCAAGTTTGCGACGGTTACGGCAAATTACATTAGAGCTTTTACGCGCGCAGGGCGGTGTTGCAAAGGGATGA
- the ileS gene encoding isoleucine--tRNA ligase — translation MTDGKENLPREALPRHAVALCEGWAKCGFHLPSKQSFPAMEDATLKFWQENKIFEKSVESRPEDNRFVFVDGPPFVSGSPHYAHLLVSIAKDLVPRYWTMKGKRVRRVWGWDCHGLPIEAKVNEKHGIRNRKQVEDFGVDKYVALCREFVEEQISDWRWYINKVGRWVDLDHAYKTMDGQFGESVIWAFKQMYEKGLIYRGKRTSLYSTETSTPVSEFEVAMDPDNYQEVEDLSVFVKFKVKDERFEDVANGLPVYFLSWTTTPWTLPSNFALAVNPAFTYVLAESENTLFILAEDLVKNSFQEKLVNVLQRFSGESLLGIAYEPLFNNFVDKCKSADYKVYSSDGVTNTEGTGVLHVAPAFGEMDYNLGLQFGLSDLSDIDEEGKMLIDPWRGVYIRKASVLIAEEMEKTGQLYRKELYKHRLPFYRSKSPLIYVAQEAYFVNLKEINKRILELNQDVQWVPEVFKDGRFREVVQGAPDWCISRKRYWGTVMPIWRSEDGEEIVIGSIAELRQYTEQVTEKVEGDKKSYFFGDRPLSFHRDIMDKIILKKDGKEFHRIVDILDVWLDSGSVPFAEYHYPFENKEVFEKGFPADFIIEYTGQIRAWFQILFRISTALFDRAPFKNVVVTGVLAGTDGRKMSKSYNNYPDTKGVLNTLGGDALRLYFMASPLMLGESANLSETEMTNKVRGVLNILWNSVVYFLTYAVEHDFELSDAKSDNILDRWINARLEQTVQAVATGIETYNIPPAVRTVEEFINDLSTWYIRRSRERIFSGDKQALATLYVVLLKTAKAIAPIVPFISENIYQELKRGGKGEFKESVHLEDYPVVDKEFIKNNADLLSDMEKLRAVASFAHAIRKENNLAIKQPLSVMWVSENVGLSAGLLEVLQDELNVKEVKLATPPDDVKKSLRFNEQEYFIGLATKLSEELKLEGDLRNLVRQVQRMRQEAGLNVGDRIVLTLEDTEVNKKVFTTFADEFKNRVGAKEILFGMETGIRQE, via the coding sequence ATGACTGACGGAAAAGAAAACTTGCCCCGCGAAGCTTTACCGCGCCACGCCGTAGCTTTATGCGAAGGGTGGGCGAAGTGTGGGTTTCATTTACCCTCCAAGCAATCTTTCCCGGCGATGGAAGATGCGACTTTGAAATTTTGGCAAGAAAATAAAATTTTTGAAAAGTCGGTTGAAAGTCGACCGGAGGATAATCGGTTTGTTTTTGTAGATGGTCCGCCGTTTGTGAGTGGCAGTCCGCACTACGCGCACTTGCTGGTTTCGATCGCCAAAGATTTAGTGCCTAGATATTGGACAATGAAAGGAAAAAGGGTGCGCCGTGTTTGGGGTTGGGATTGTCACGGCTTGCCGATTGAGGCGAAGGTTAATGAAAAACACGGGATTCGCAATCGTAAGCAAGTGGAAGATTTTGGTGTGGATAAATATGTGGCATTGTGTCGCGAGTTTGTGGAAGAGCAAATTAGCGATTGGCGTTGGTATATCAACAAAGTGGGTCGTTGGGTGGATTTGGATCATGCCTATAAAACAATGGACGGACAATTTGGGGAATCAGTTATTTGGGCTTTCAAGCAAATGTACGAAAAAGGCTTGATTTATCGCGGTAAAAGAACGTCGCTTTATTCCACGGAGACTTCAACGCCGGTCTCGGAATTTGAAGTAGCGATGGATCCGGACAATTACCAGGAAGTGGAAGATTTAAGCGTGTTTGTAAAGTTTAAAGTGAAAGACGAACGTTTTGAAGATGTGGCGAACGGACTCCCTGTCTATTTCTTATCTTGGACGACAACGCCTTGGACGTTGCCCTCAAATTTTGCACTCGCGGTTAACCCGGCTTTTACTTACGTCTTGGCGGAATCAGAAAATACCTTATTTATTCTTGCGGAAGATTTAGTCAAAAACTCCTTTCAAGAAAAATTGGTAAATGTTTTGCAAAGGTTCAGTGGGGAATCGTTACTAGGAATCGCGTATGAACCGCTGTTTAATAATTTTGTCGACAAATGCAAATCGGCCGATTATAAAGTTTATTCTTCTGATGGCGTAACAAATACGGAAGGTACGGGTGTTCTGCATGTCGCCCCCGCGTTTGGCGAAATGGATTATAACTTGGGATTGCAATTTGGGTTATCTGATCTTTCAGATATTGATGAAGAAGGGAAGATGTTGATCGATCCTTGGCGTGGGGTGTATATTCGCAAGGCTTCTGTGTTAATCGCGGAAGAAATGGAAAAAACGGGGCAACTTTATCGCAAGGAACTTTATAAGCATCGTTTGCCTTTCTATCGCAGTAAAAGTCCGCTTATTTATGTGGCGCAAGAAGCCTATTTTGTGAATCTAAAAGAAATCAACAAGAGAATTTTGGAGCTTAACCAAGATGTGCAGTGGGTTCCCGAAGTCTTTAAAGACGGACGTTTCCGTGAAGTTGTACAAGGGGCGCCGGATTGGTGTATCAGTCGCAAACGCTATTGGGGCACAGTGATGCCGATTTGGCGTAGTGAAGATGGCGAGGAAATTGTCATCGGCAGTATCGCGGAGTTACGCCAGTATACGGAGCAGGTGACGGAAAAAGTTGAAGGGGATAAAAAATCCTATTTCTTTGGCGATCGGCCACTTTCTTTCCATCGCGATATTATGGATAAAATTATTCTGAAAAAAGACGGTAAAGAATTTCACCGTATCGTCGATATTTTGGATGTTTGGCTGGATTCCGGGTCCGTTCCTTTTGCCGAGTATCATTATCCGTTTGAAAACAAGGAAGTTTTTGAAAAAGGTTTCCCCGCTGATTTCATTATTGAATATACGGGACAGATTCGCGCCTGGTTCCAAATCCTTTTTCGGATCAGTACGGCGTTGTTTGATCGCGCGCCATTTAAGAATGTCGTGGTGACCGGTGTGTTGGCCGGGACGGATGGGCGTAAGATGAGTAAAAGTTATAATAATTATCCCGACACCAAGGGTGTTCTAAATACTTTGGGTGGTGATGCGTTGAGACTTTATTTCATGGCCTCACCGTTAATGTTGGGTGAAAGCGCAAATTTGAGTGAGACCGAGATGACTAATAAAGTACGTGGCGTTCTAAATATTCTTTGGAATTCGGTGGTCTATTTCTTGACTTATGCCGTGGAACACGATTTCGAATTGTCGGATGCAAAATCAGACAACATTTTGGACCGTTGGATAAATGCGCGTTTGGAGCAGACAGTTCAAGCGGTTGCTACCGGGATTGAAACATACAACATTCCTCCGGCGGTAAGAACGGTCGAAGAATTTATTAATGATTTATCCACTTGGTATATTCGTCGCAGTCGTGAACGGATTTTCAGTGGCGATAAGCAGGCGTTGGCTACTTTGTATGTTGTCTTGTTAAAAACCGCAAAAGCGATTGCGCCCATTGTGCCATTTATTTCCGAAAACATTTATCAGGAATTGAAAAGAGGAGGCAAGGGAGAATTTAAAGAATCGGTGCATTTGGAAGATTATCCGGTTGTCGATAAAGAATTTATAAAGAACAATGCGGATTTGTTGAGTGATATGGAAAAACTGCGTGCCGTTGCTTCATTTGCGCACGCGATTCGCAAGGAAAATAATCTCGCCATCAAACAGCCACTTTCTGTGATGTGGGTTTCGGAAAATGTTGGCCTATCGGCTGGTTTGCTGGAGGTTTTACAAGATGAGTTGAATGTAAAAGAAGTTAAACTTGCCACTCCTCCGGACGATGTAAAAAAATCTTTGCGCTTTAACGAACAAGAATATTTTATCGGTCTTGCTACGAAACTCTCGGAAGAGCTTAAACTTGAAGGCGATTTGCGCAATTTGGTGCGTCAGGTTCAACGTATGCGTCAAGAAGCAGGTTTGAATGTGGGCGATCGGATTGTTTTGACGCTGGAAGATACGGAGGTTAACAAAAAAGTTTTCACTACATTCGCGGACGAGTTTAAAAATCGTGTGGGCGCAAAAGAAATTTTATTTGGTATGGAAACAGGAATTCGACAGGAATGA
- the argS gene encoding arginine--tRNA ligase: protein MQNLRNELQSILRVAIEKAVAAGELPNIELGKIIVQYPPANQAILGDYATPIALAIGKKSGKNPMEVATIIVKNIEPSEFFIKTEIIEPGFINFFLNPQWLTKKLDDVTEEGDRFGSNNQGSGQTINLEFVSANPTGMPTFGNGRALFWADSLGRVLEKSGWAVTREYYINDVGNQVRIFGESILRSILRRRGIDVEYPENMYQGDDVKIIAQKVEELYVEDVAHEFSEKDLADEAFINSLARKSVDTVIEEIRKMIEEKCKVHFDVWFSERTLHEKGEVADVLEKLKKAGLSYEKDDAVWFKATEFGDDKDRVLVKGDGHTTYFAPDIAYHLDKLGRGFSKIVNFWGADHHGDVKRLLGGVKAVGGDVEKIQIILTQMVAVIEGGERKKMSKRAGTAIPLDKMVEEAGLSAARFILCMNSLSSHMDFDVDLAKEQTDRNPVYYVQYAYVRLASIIRKAKETNVLDGVIPPPVRDIVPLRQVAEHELMRQVYRFPEIVDDVATSWEVHRLPHYAIELAKSIHYFYDTVHVLNNENRNEQITLILLILAARQTLGNVLDLLGVEKIQVM, encoded by the coding sequence ATGCAAAATCTCCGAAACGAACTCCAATCAATCTTGAGGGTCGCCATTGAAAAGGCAGTCGCTGCTGGCGAATTGCCGAACATTGAATTAGGGAAAATTATTGTGCAGTATCCGCCGGCTAATCAAGCAATTTTGGGTGATTATGCAACACCTATTGCATTGGCGATTGGAAAGAAGAGTGGTAAGAATCCAATGGAGGTTGCGACAATAATTGTGAAAAATATAGAACCAAGTGAGTTTTTTATAAAAACCGAGATTATTGAACCGGGATTCATTAATTTTTTTCTTAATCCGCAGTGGCTCACAAAAAAACTTGATGACGTTACAGAGGAAGGTGATCGTTTTGGTAGCAACAATCAGGGATCAGGTCAAACAATTAATCTGGAATTCGTTTCTGCTAATCCGACCGGTATGCCAACCTTTGGAAATGGTCGCGCGCTTTTTTGGGCCGACTCATTAGGACGCGTTTTGGAGAAATCCGGTTGGGCGGTAACCCGCGAATACTACATTAATGACGTCGGTAACCAGGTAAGAATTTTTGGTGAATCTATTTTACGATCTATTTTGCGCCGAAGGGGAATTGATGTGGAATATCCGGAAAACATGTACCAAGGTGACGATGTGAAAATAATCGCGCAGAAAGTGGAGGAGCTTTATGTTGAAGATGTTGCGCACGAATTTTCGGAAAAAGATTTAGCTGATGAGGCATTTATTAATTCACTGGCGCGAAAATCGGTGGATACGGTCATTGAAGAAATCAGAAAGATGATTGAAGAAAAATGCAAAGTGCATTTTGATGTTTGGTTTTCAGAAAGAACGTTGCATGAAAAAGGCGAAGTGGCGGATGTGTTGGAAAAGCTGAAAAAAGCTGGATTGAGTTATGAAAAAGACGATGCTGTTTGGTTTAAGGCAACGGAATTTGGTGATGATAAAGATCGTGTATTGGTGAAAGGTGATGGCCACACGACGTATTTTGCGCCGGACATTGCTTATCATTTGGATAAGTTGGGTCGCGGTTTTTCAAAAATCGTTAATTTTTGGGGCGCGGATCACCACGGCGACGTAAAAAGATTGTTGGGTGGCGTGAAGGCAGTCGGTGGCGATGTGGAAAAGATCCAAATTATTTTGACGCAGATGGTGGCCGTGATTGAAGGTGGGGAAAGAAAGAAAATGTCGAAGCGGGCGGGTACGGCAATTCCGCTTGATAAAATGGTGGAAGAGGCGGGTCTTTCCGCGGCGCGGTTTATCTTGTGTATGAATTCTCTGTCTTCGCATATGGATTTTGATGTCGATTTGGCCAAGGAGCAAACTGATCGTAATCCGGTTTATTATGTGCAATACGCGTATGTGCGACTGGCTTCGATTATTCGCAAGGCAAAGGAAACTAATGTTTTGGACGGTGTTATCCCACCACCGGTGCGTGATATCGTGCCGCTTCGGCAGGTGGCCGAACATGAATTAATGCGTCAGGTATATCGTTTCCCGGAAATAGTGGATGATGTGGCGACTTCCTGGGAAGTGCATCGGTTGCCACATTATGCAATTGAGTTGGCCAAATCCATTCATTATTTTTATGACACGGTGCATGTTTTGAATAATGAAAATCGCAATGAACAAATTACGTTGATTCTTTTGATCTTGGCGGCGCGACAGACTCTTGGAAACGTGTTGGATTTGCTCGGCGTAGAAAAAATTCAGGTAATGTAA